The DNA sequence aataataataattataaattagttaCAGTCTGAGAAAATAACTCGGGTATTTCTTGACTTATCTTGACTCTTAATTCCTAATTAAGCACGGCTTCTCGCGCATTTCCGGTATCTGTAgaggtttatatatatttatatgaggAAGAGAAGGGTGGTGGTTGGGGGTGGGGGTGTTTGCCTGGAGGGTTAAAATGATGGTTTAAGTTGTGAGAGAAAGGGATTATAAAACTAAATACGCGGCAAGCTCGGGATATACCGAATACGTAAGCGCGGATAATTGAACGCAATCTTGAAATATTAgcttatgttattattattattattatgaattacTTTCTAATGGctctgattattattattattgttttaggAAGGGGAAAAGTGTTTGGAGAGTTGAATTAATACTATggtttagtaattaattgttaattttagagGAGTAGGGGTAATACGGTTGGATTATAATTTGTGGGGTAAAATGACCAATTGCATATGGGTGAGGTAAAATATTCGATTTAGatattgactttttttgtttctgggctaaaatagtcaattaaaacttttgtaaatttataaatgggGTAAAAtagtcatttaaaattttcttaattattctCCGGGTAATCTGGGCaggcaaaaattattttttttatttatcggaGTATAATGGTCAAGTTAtgtatcttttaattttattggggTAGAATggtgaatttatatattttttaattttactaggGCAAAACTgtcagtttaaattattttcttaaaactaTAGGGGTAAAAtggcaatttaaaatttctcaattattttatgaagtAGTATGGTCaggcaacattttttttttacttagtaaagaaaaatggtcaatttatgtattttttaatcttattaGGGTCAAACGGTCAGTTTAATTTACTTTCTCACAATTATTGGGGTAAAAtgactatttaaaattctttaattattttatgggGTAATCTGGTCaggcaaaaaattattttttctctttttcaagtaaaattattagtttaaattttcttaaaattatagggGTAAAATGACACTTAAAAATTGATCTATTATTTTACGGGGTAGTACGGTcaggcatttttttttttattattcaatggTGTATATTGgctattataaattttttttcgttcctGGGATAAAATGGTccattacaaatttatttaatcaatgaaTGGGCTAAAACGgtcattagaattttttttatacttcttGCGTTATAatgttcattttaaattttaaggcAGAATggttataaaatgttttttttgtttttattaagaaatggggtaaaatggccagaccacaattttataaataaatcaatggtATTAATAAGagccttataatttttttttaacatcttgGGGTAGAATATTCATCTAAAAATTAGTCTCAATTTTCAgaacaagtaattttaaaaaaatatgtaaataatacgctcgtaaaaagtttaacagcgaaataaaatatccattaattttttaattattcaaaaaaattctagcCCATCCATAATTCTTCTACCTCAAGCAATACCAacaatctataaataaaaaaccatttcCAGGGTTGGACAACCAAGTCATTTATCACCCGCATGTGCAACAACGAAATAGACCCACTGGCATTAACCAGCTCCGAGAAATTATTCGACTCAAAGTCTAGACCAGGTACAATAACAAATTAAACACTTCAAAAATATACTCAACTGACTGATCTGATAAATTACTCACGATAAATTACCTCTTGCTCatcaataattttctattcgaattttactttcattttatttatatctattttaaaCAGGAATCACTCGTTCTCCGCGATCTTCACCTCCACCTCTGGCTCTTCCTTCACCTAGACAGGTTTACTCCAGACCATATACGTCAATAGACGTACCGAATGATGGCAACAAAAATACCCAGGATTATGAATTAACTGGTGGAGTTGAATTAGTCCCGTTGCTTACAGCACGTAAATGTCATTCACAcccaattaaatatataatcaccGATGCAACACGACCCGGCTACACAATAGACAGGTAAagttaattcaattattcatttattcatgtacttgaatatatatatttttttttaaattaaaaattcaagcaAAAGCTTCTGATACTAattgttaaacttttaatgagtgtaatttttaattatacgcATTTGTTTGATAAGCACACCTATAACTGCGTGCAAgagtgtgtatatatatgtgtgtgtgttgtTTGCAAAAGAGCCTagaggaaaattaattaaaataagaccgggaggaaattaattttctaattactgattaaattattactgaaCTGTGTGGTCTAAGAAAAGTGACTGCGAGTAATAGTTTTTGAGgacaagttaattttttaaaatataagttttgggttcgatttcaaatttaaaattttataattttttatatttttcaatttcatttgaaACGAGTTCTCAAAAGCTTACATTTTTATCTCTCCCATTTGTACAACTTTTTAGTCTTTCACAGTTCATGTActccttaaaaaaatagataattaatattgccctttttttgttttattagaatttatgatttatctTATTGATGACATCTGACGTCTACATTCTGACTTGCTATCACTGCTTCACCCAAAAgcctttattaaaaaataataattttcaaatatttcttatatttatgataaattttttatatacataaaatttatagaaaatatatacggGTGCTGATTTAACAGGAAATTTAGCTTACAGTAcgatacaaatatttatttttccttacCATGAACGTGGgttattataaatcatattatGGTCATTACTTTAAATTGGGGTAAAGTGGTcagttatcaaattttaaatttaactactTTGTAGATGGTAAAATTCCCTCttgaatgagtacccacaacccTAGATTCaaaaaacagtaaaataaagtttttatatatgttacaGTATATCAATATGTATTACATAAATGACCTACTTCAAAGATATCGATGTGACCAttcattttacagtaaattttacgtcggctccaataaaaataataatttttacccaCTTCGAAAGTAAATTCCGACATTAgacattttctaaaaaatggctaaaaaaaaacttttactatTTCCCTGTATTTGCATTGAAAGCAACAGACcccatttttttacaaaaaatccaTGGATTCAAttagcatttttttcttttttttaaataattaaatgttcgAATATcatgtattttattatgatattaaACGActgtttgataaattaaaatatagtaaacaagactaaaatgaataaatttaaagcaaaAAGATAAAAGAGATTAAAAAGAGCGGAATTGCGGGGGCTGTTAGCATTGAGGTGCTATATTGCATCCGTTGTACACATAGAGGTGAATAACAGAGCTGAGAGCCGAGTGAGTCGATATCATATAACAAAGCATGTCTCTGTTGTGACAAATTGCTTGGGGTTAGTATTGCACTCAAGGGACACAACTACATTACTGGTAATCAACACATTGATCCAGATGCATTGAGCCGCGGTCAGTTCACCTGCCCCTCTGCCCACTCATACCCCACCCTTCCTCCCTTCCTTTCAATCCATTGGGAAATGATATTCCATTTGGCTAAATAATATAATCCCACTTGTGTGTTACCCCTAAGTCCAACCAAACAACTTACTGACcaatataaataacaagttttatttattacttttgaaCCGAGAAGTTCTCCATATGTAATTACACTTTCGAGAGTTCGCTCTCTTGTTATTCGGATGAAATTGTcggaaaaaatgtataaaaaatttacattcaaGCTAAAACTATaggcttttatttttataaatttatttactatttttacagAGCCtcaaaatggaatttttatttatagaaattttttatttcaatatttggttcaaaaaaatttttttgaattttaattgaatgtaaattttttattagtagaAAATGagatccaaaaaaaatttgtttttaatttgtattgaACGCGGGAATGAAATTAGATATTTGaaactatcaaataaaatttctattaataggaaatttttattaattttgattgaacGTGGGTTTAAAAGTTGACATATAAagcattgaaatgaaatttgtattgatatagaattttcttttgtgGCACACTTCAATTGCGAATGTTTACTGTCGAAACGTCAAAGCCACccccttttttttcattgaatcgtgtttattatttttattatctcattaacacattttaaaaatcattttaatattaaaaggaaacattaattaataaatctaaacttttttttaattgaaaaacacgtattattataaaaaaaagtccaataaaaaaaatctattgtcACCGTCcgttacactgtaaaaaaattgcggAGTAAACCCGGATTAAATTTGGAGAGAAACCGGAGCggatgactatttatttatttgatccccttggagtgaaattcactttttGTGACAGACACGAAATGTACGACATTTAGCGCCTATAACcggcagctaaaaatattagataaagCACAGCTGGTAAAAAAGATACCTAATCGTTCTAATAGTGACGTCATCAacggataaaaaatattttttggttacagGTGCGGTGCcaaacgaccaaaaaatatcgaagtaactCAACCATcttgtgacaaaatttatcatcatattAGTTCGTACACTTACCGAATTCTCTctcattttcaacaaattctcAAAACAATCGTACCAAATCTCGTCTTCGGCTCGGGCACCAATCGTCACACTTCGCGTCTTAAACACGATCGCACTCGATATATAAACTACTATTGAAAGGAAGTGTATTTTAATACACGGAGTGAAAAAAATAGGAATTTTTCCGATTTCGCTTTGCGAAAATTCCTTTGTTGGCGTTGTAAGTTTTACTTTGCCAACATATGAATTGTTACTATGTCccatagaaaattttgctTTGTTACATCCGAATTATTTCTATATTGACgatgtaaatttttctatacgaacattggaaaaataactatataatATAGGAAAAATTCCTATGGAGACATTGTGAAAATTCCTTTGTTAACATTGCAGAAATTCCTTTATTGATGTGGAAATCCCTCAATGTCGACATGGGAAAATTTTCCATGTTAACACAGAAATTATTCTTATGTTAACAAAGTAAAAATTcccatatatgtaaaaatgaaatatttgtaaactgatggttttttttacgtaattaattaattggatTGATGATTGTATACTGTCGGAAACACGATGTAATTAACTTTTACGTACACGTTTATattcattgaatttataaaaacatttgttcATTGGTAGGcgctacaaaaaattttaattaaattacacaaaattttttcggaaactttgaaattgtattttcgTAAGTGTTAAAACCTTCACACATCTCTATTTTATAGCTTTAAGgcctaaataataataatgaccaaaatatttggtattttgttgtttttaatttctcgTGAACTTTTCTTATGCAACATAgcaattttttctatgttgacataaaaattttccctaTGTCAACATAGTTATTTGTATTACGTCAACGTAGAAATATTTCCTATGTTAACAgaggaattttttctttgctaACCTAGAAAAAATTCCTATGTCAATATAGAAGAAATTACTCTAATAACATAGGAAAAACTCCTATGCTAACATAGTATAAATACCCATGTTAATATAGGAATTTCAGCAATGTTGATAGAGGAATTTTTCTATGtctacatgaaaatttttctaatggtAATATAGAAGACATCCCTATAATATGtgggtaaaatttttacaaaatatcgttatattctaatttttttccagtaaAATTTCCTATGTTGATAGAGCAAAACTTGCTATGTCAACAAAGGAATTTCCCCTAAGCAAAATCGGAAAAATTTCCATCATTTTCTTTTCGCGTATCGAAGCTACGGTTTGGAGGGAAATTCAATTCGAAagagagtttattttaatactaaaagtCCGAATCTGAGTGaatgcagatttaaataaaatccagatcactccgaattcactccaaattttttacagtgtagtctGTGGTTTAAAAATAGTGCGCGGCACAGATATCTCCAGAATGACTTTACGAAAtgacctaattttttttttaatgagcttaaaaaaaattatttaattatttttattgataggAAATTAtaaacgatattttttttttccgaaaatgcggttcgaaaattttttaaaaatttctattgaacGCGAGGatgaagttataaatttaaagtttttaaataaaacattcaaaattagtGTCGAAGCACTAGCGGGAAATGTAATGAAACGTATAATTTTTAGGATCGctagttaattaaaatctatgggATATGCAAATTGATTCAACGTTAGACAATTAGCAGATGATTAATAGTATTACCCAGCTGTAATTCAGTCTCAACTCTCTATAGACATATCCGACCATATCATAAACAATGTGGTGGCGCATCTGAGTAACGATACACAGCCAGGAATATTCCATTAACGGTAGTATCAAAGTGTCTCATTAATACACTCTCAATAGATCCCTTCTATCCTGATGCCAGCCTCCTATCCTTACAGCCTTCTGTGTCtctgtattatatatatactctatCTATAACAACATCCTTTCTAGTTCACTTACACTCTCGTTTAAATTAACTCCTTCGTGATCCCTCACCCATGATAATAGTTAATCATCAACTCAGCTATTACACGGGCGTAATTCAGTCTCCGACCGTGACCATTTCAGTAATCATTTAATAccttcccaaaaaaaaaaaaaggaaaaaaagaatttaatgaaaatttttttctattttattttcaggtaaaaaagttttctatgaaaaaatttttttagagactcaggaaaagttgaaaataaattttaaagatttaggttatgataatatttgaaaagcggttaaatttaacttcaatttcctctttttataaaaattttccaataatttgatcgCGAGTTATTGGATTTTAGAGCGCGAGCATTTTTTTCCAGAATCATTGTacattgtttgaattttttaagaactcCGCAAAAAATAGTCATAGTGTagcagaaaaatttattttaagccTTCTAATGTCTACCTTAAGCCCCtcctttaataaaaattcggaaaattttttataaattttattttcataacaaaaatcttaaaaaaaaatttcccataaataaaatttttttttgaagactggaaaagttgtaaaaaaaattttcagactaAACTCATGGTAATATTCTGAATTTAGCTtcaattttctgttttttttttttaatttttttctatgattcGTTCGCGAGCtatcaaattttcgcgcgaaTCAATTTTTGCAGAAtcacaaacaatttttttttaattcttcaatATTCTCTGCGAAAAATAGTCGTAgcgtaatgaaaaaaaaaattattttaaatcttgaaATATCTACTTTCTATCAAAATTCTATTCCTagtcttgaaaataaaattaacctaAAAAATTGGGAAATTCCTTTTTAAGAACTCAACTTGAAATACATgagctattaattattatcaaataaaatcgttataaaattcagaaccCTTTCTCTTGaggttgaaaataataataataataatacaaaaaagttAAACTTCACTTTCATAAAATCTGggtgttttctttttttttccagataCCGTTCATTGAATATTGAGAATCGTGATTACACAGCAGCCCTGTCAGAGCAGATATCTCGAAAGCGACAGCGCATACTCGTAAGTCCAAGCAACAAAAAACCTAAACcagtagcaaaaaaaaaaaattgacaaatggCATAAAatgtgagtattttttttgtgatccTATTTCAGGAGGAAAAACGTTTGGAACAAGAGAGCTGTCGTAGGCATTTTGACACATGGAGAAAATTCTGGGGGCGACCAGGTCATGGAGCGCCAATAGATCACGCTTATAGAAATGATCTCCATGCGATATTATATCGTCCTGCGGTATATTGATCACAGTGTTGCAATAAAATAGCTTTAGACTTAACTACTCCGCTAATTATAATGTTTGATAAGTCGCGGCAGTAACTCGATAATTGAGTCAGAGTGATGATTAAATGAAAACTATATTTAGTTGAGGTCTAGTTATGTCATTCGGATCCAGACCTAAACCTGAAACTGGTCCTAGACCTGGAGCTAGTCCTGGTTCTGGATTTAGATCTAGATTCAGATTTTAGGGAAACATGAATTACGTAGATGTAGTCGTAGGACTGATGCTAATTCACGAACAATTTGCATAATGATCCATTGGAAACAGATTGACCACGTAGAAGCGTGAAAGCTGTCAAGAGGATATAATGGACCCAGTCACATTAATTAATGACCGTAACAGTCTAGTCGTGATGTTTGTGGCGGTGATCCACCAGTCGATGAATACGTTGCACTCTATTCATTTGCCGAGACGTATAAATACTCCAGCCTTTGCTTTGTTAGATTCGCTCGAGTTTCACGGTGGCTGCAGCAGAAACGATTTTGACCCCTTCCGTTTAAAAGTCGATTCTGTTTGCCTAGGGCTTTGTTTCAAAGATCAACGAGGTGATTGCTGTTTTTCCAACGTGTTTTATTGTCAGTAGTTGGGCAGAAGCTATTCCGGGTTCGAATTGTCGACAGTCTCTTAATTATGTCAAAAAAACACCAAATCCTAATTTCGAATTTGAAgcatattttagtttttttttttttttttaacattttttggcTATTTGACTTTGATTATTGTCTGCGATTGCATCAATTACTTATTGCGAAGGATTTAGTTAGtatttaagttataaatttaggTTAATTTCCAATGACCTCTTCCGTAACAAGTGGATCCCATTCGGCCAAGTCTCTATTTTCGGAATCCGcttgacattttaaattcttctgACATTTTTCTCCATCGAGAATCGAGCAGATGCTATTTCAAGACGTGACAATTATCACGAAAAAAGTAATAGCAAAATTCGTTAATTTTGAATAGACAATTAGGTAATTATTCAGTTATTCTAACAGCCGGTCTATTTATCCcttgaattaaaaagtttcttaAAATGAATTCCACCGAAAAAACggcatttataattatgatagttatataaaacgaattacaGTATTTTTAGTGGCAGCTACTTGAATATTTAAGTGGCGACCTCGGTAATTATCATAAGTTAGTGCTCATTATgtcttgcaaaaaaaaatggtaaataaattaagcatGTAACAATAGTAAATTCTGAAGTAAAAACAAACGTAGCAGCATAATAATTCTAGAAATACTCTTTAAAGAGGTCTCTGGTATTTTGCTTTATATAAAGCGAGTATGAGTAAGAGAAAGGGAGAGCGGAAAAgtaagagagagagaaagaggagTCAGTGTATTTCAGGATACAGGAACTGATATTTTGTGAGAGAAAATGAATCACCTTTATACAAACGTGTTTTACTACAACTACCCCAACCGCGAGCCTTTACAACCTCCCGATCCTACCCCTGGTGGCCCGCGTACACTGACACTGGTAACGGGAACACAATGGTCAGACAATGGAGCCAACCATGAAGTTGTGGATGTTGGTTTCTACACGGTGATTGTGTCTCGTTTCTCGTTTCTCGTGTCCCTTCCGCTTGGATCCGGTTGTGGTTGGCGTGTGCGAGAAATTTTCGCGGTTCGAAGCTTCGGATCTACAAGCTTTAACTCTGTTCGTATCTGCAGCAATATAATTCATGGGTCAAGGATAAGTGGCTAAAATTCACTTtttctttactatttttttaacaaagaaactattttttttattgcaggtCCATTTGAGTCAAGACCAAAAAATCACCTCCCTCTCAAAATTTTCGCGTCCATTTTTACTctcaaaacatttttaaagccacaaataattttttttttccgcggCTTTTAGCAATTTTcctatacattaaaaatacaaatttaattctttagaAAATCATTCCTGGTCTTAAAGAATTAATTGACCTATAAATCGAGTCCAAGAACTCTGCAATCGGTCAAcaagttttcgagatattgtcgatataaaaaaaaaactaataccTAAGGTCGCGGGTTCGAATCCacttcaagttattttttgtaaaaaaaagtacatttgACCCTTTCAATCCTCGCTAACCACTTCCCgacttatttacttttttttcggtCAAAAGAagagaaatgaaatttaaaaataattgaaaaaataaataaataaataaaaattttaacgtcTCCGGTATCTCCGTAATTGTTATCGCTCGCAAtttaaatcactaaaaaaattcagttcctgtctctattaaaaagtatccTGTTTCTCGAAACTTTTAACCTCGcctttgatttaaaaaattcatgtttcATGTCTATTTCATTTGTACGTTTGATTGttcgtttgtttgtttgtttgtctATTTGTCGAAAacttttttcacaaaataaaaataaaaaaaaaatacacatttcCGTGATATACGATAAAGTAATTGTTAGTTGTACACAATTTTACTTCTATTCAATTTacaaaagtagaaaaaaaaaattattaaaaaaaaaaaattaatcgcgggaaatttaaatttgagataattattaaatattttgcgactgtaaataattacgCGCAATgcaaatgtataaaaataatttatgtatacgattgtattgtaaataatgtacaaaaaaaaaatagatgcgatgtaacataaaaaaaaaaaaattgaaaataaaaatgctgCGGTacctttttagtttttaatgaaAAGGTTTTACCGTGAgcttttaatagaaaaaaaaaattattttgtggaGTTTAAAGtttggggtaaaatggtcATGGTTATAGGCATGGTCAGAAATTAAAATGGCGGTAAGTAAATGAATGAATggataaaatacttaaaatttaaaagtataagtTTGTTAAGTAGTTAAATATCCCGGCAGTGTTTCGTCAACTTGAGAGGTGAGGAGTGAAGAGAGTGAAAATACTGGGatttaaaaagaagaaaaagaggAAGAGagttttagtttaataaaattgagagAAACGAGGAAGCAAGTCTggtatcgatttttaaaagttttataatacaTTTGAGTAGTGAGGACTTAGCCAAGTTTTTCTGCATACGCGGTCTTTGTGTTTtggaaaatacttttttttagtttaaaaaagtCGGCGGGATTACAAGGATGGTAAGtgaagagatttttttttcttctttttttttttttttcactaaattgaaaattttttatatttattttaaatatatcgatacattaattttcaattagggaacatattaattgataaattcaattattgatatttgatttcggaatttaaatgaaagcttaaatatttatgatgaaATTTCAATAGAGGGAACGgacaaaatgaaattaaaatttttttctcacgaAGGGGTAAAATTGCTactcttgatttttttttcaagtctagtaaaatggatttaaaaatttaattttctaaaaactgGCTAAAATGGccactattaatttttttttgaaataaaattattttgacaaaacataattttatttcttaaaaaaaaaatgcgtcGCATTTTGCCCCAATCTTCCCTACAtacaaatttatgaaaaatgataaaaataaaatcgttttaattaaagtaaaaaaagcaaaaatgaaaataacaataatttataatgcataTTAAAGTTAAGATGAGAAATATGAATTTTCCTGTGCTCTCTGCACTCCACATTGCACATTGCACATGGACACTGCAGTATTATGTGTGGGTGTATGGCtctagagtagagtagagtaaaGTAGAGTAGAGTGTTGATGGTTATACGAGATTCCATTTTACCTGTCTCGTATACAAGAGTTGCCTTGAAATAAACTCGGCATAACTAGGCAAACGCAAACGCAACATGGGCGGTCCTTTTACTGCCTTTGCCCTCCATAATCACTTGAATTATGACAGTCTGTGCGCGATCTTTTTatactgtaatttatttttaaaatacttcattgtaattaaatttagtttttttttatttttttattatggagCGTTAGGTGTCCCTTTGGCAGACTATAACAACA is a window from the Microplitis demolitor isolate Queensland-Clemson2020A chromosome 4, iyMicDemo2.1a, whole genome shotgun sequence genome containing:
- the LOC103580610 gene encoding uncharacterized protein LOC103580610 isoform X3, with product MGMEYGDTDKTTAVTTYNPNVEQFIRREQDRRVVQEGTAMWRRRKEEILRQKHHEQRQGWTTKSFITRMCNNEIDPLALTSSEKLFDSKSRPGITRSPRSSPPPLALPSPRQVYSRPYTSIDVPNDGNKNTQDYELTGGVELVPLLTARKCHSHPIKYIITDATRPGYTIDRYRSLNIENRDYTAALSEQISRKRQRILEEKRLEQESCRRHFDTWRKFWGRPGHGAPIDHAYRNDLHAILYRPAVHLSQDQKITSLSKFSRPFLLSKHF
- the LOC103580610 gene encoding uncharacterized protein LOC103580610 isoform X1: MGMEYGDTDKTTAVTTYNPNVEQFIRREQDRRVVQEGTAMWRRRKEEILRQKHHEQRQLRHLQATYSPWGKPGGGAFCESALKKKNVVLEPISPPRSYQGWTTKSFITRMCNNEIDPLALTSSEKLFDSKSRPGITRSPRSSPPPLALPSPRQVYSRPYTSIDVPNDGNKNTQDYELTGGVELVPLLTARKCHSHPIKYIITDATRPGYTIDRYRSLNIENRDYTAALSEQISRKRQRILEEKRLEQESCRRHFDTWRKFWGRPGHGAPIDHAYRNDLHAILYRPAVHLSQDQKITSLSKFSRPFLLSKHF
- the LOC103580610 gene encoding uncharacterized protein LOC103580610 isoform X2, with amino-acid sequence MGMEYGDTDKTTAVTTYNPNVEQFIRREQDRRVVQEGTAMWRRRKEEILRQKHHEQRQLRHLQATYSPWGKPGGGAFCESALKKKNVVLEPISPPRSYQGWTTKSFITRMCNNEIDPLALTSSEKLFDSKSRPGITRSPRSSPPPLALPSPRQVYSRPYTSIDVPNDGNKNTQDYELTGGVELVPLLTARKCHSHPIKYIITDATRPGYTIDRYRSLNIENRDYTAALSEQISRKRQRILEEKRLEQESCRRHFDTWRKFWGRPGHGAPIDHAYRNDLHAILYRPAVY